A section of the Chitinivibrionales bacterium genome encodes:
- a CDS encoding DUF4416 family protein: protein MASTQKPPFVKYFIAVLLKDPAVLEKVRPLFVEEWGAIDFEGADHAFDVTDYYEPEMGAPLYRRLLAFEKLAEPGLLADMKLECNKIENQLAVGGKRTVNCDAGYLDHNKVVLASAKEAGQKIYLDKGIYADLAGRYKAGKYQPFEWSFPDFKDGRYDRDLIEIRNKYLDQVKKCKKETA, encoded by the coding sequence ATGGCCTCGACTCAAAAGCCGCCGTTCGTTAAATATTTCATTGCGGTGCTGTTGAAGGACCCTGCCGTCCTGGAAAAGGTGCGACCGCTGTTCGTTGAAGAATGGGGTGCGATTGATTTTGAAGGAGCCGATCATGCGTTTGATGTCACCGATTATTACGAGCCGGAAATGGGAGCGCCGCTGTACCGCCGGCTGCTCGCGTTTGAAAAACTGGCAGAGCCCGGTTTGCTGGCTGACATGAAACTCGAATGCAATAAAATTGAGAACCAACTGGCCGTTGGCGGCAAAAGAACGGTCAATTGCGACGCAGGGTACCTTGACCACAACAAAGTGGTGCTCGCATCCGCAAAGGAAGCCGGCCAGAAGATTTACCTCGATAAGGGAATTTACGCCGATCTTGCGGGAAGGTACAAGGCGGGGAAGTACCAGCCGTTTGAATGGTCGTTCCCGGATTTCAAGGATGGGAGGTATGACCGGGACCTTATTGAAATTCGAAATAAATATTTGGATCAAGTCAAGAAATGCAAGAAGGAAACAGCATGA